In one window of Prionailurus bengalensis isolate Pbe53 chromosome B3, Fcat_Pben_1.1_paternal_pri, whole genome shotgun sequence DNA:
- the LOC122468126 gene encoding basic proline-rich protein-like: protein MTSFPAATPRPARTPPTGAAGPRGPPPGAGAPGPRPGGGPRGAPSPPPLRASGPSYAGGGRGRSRPEASAAQSSAAPPRGARGPPREPPPRPPPPPTGTPPVAPSPRLKDHTGSATTQHQDAEATGAPPPRSLYIDAGPPGARRLFQKPPEPSGRTLPNRRRGRAPAPAPWPRPRPSPGRARARPERSTPNGRRARPRARLRAPAQPGILAKVWRLPGLPPPALPPAGAPAPSTPGVRRELGARGRSGATQARDRGGNVQGARGTKPAPAQAFKTRAPGCPAHAASRPLAALPETHILPISAPDLGALGPGMLAAGPPLPP from the exons ATGACCTCATTTCCAGCTGCGACGCCGAGGCCCGCGCGCACGCCGCCAACGGGCGCCGCAGGCCCGCGGGGACCCCCACCCGGAGCCGGAGCGCCGGGGCCGCGGCCGGGCGGGGGTCCCCGCGGCGcgccctccccaccgcccctccGGGCCTCCGGGCCCTCGTACGCGGGCGGGGGTCGAGGCCGCAGCAGGCCAGAGGCCTCCGCCGCCCAGAGTAGTGCCGCGCCGCCCCGCGGGGCCCGGGGACCCCCCCGGGAGCCGCCTCCgcgcccgccgcccccccccacagGCACCCCCCCAGTCGCCCCCTCACCTCGGCTAAAGGACCACACGGGCTCCGCGACGACGCAGCACCAGGACGCAGAAGCAACTGGCGCGCCGCCCCCGCGCTCCCTTTATATAGACGCGGGCCCGCCCGGCGCGCGGCGCCTTTTCCAGAAGCCTCCCGAACCTTCCGGAAGAACCCTCCCCAACCGCCGCCGCGGCCGCGCGCCTGCGCCTGCGCCCTGGccacggccccgcccctcccccgggcGCGCGCGGGCCCGCCCCGAGCGCTCCACCCCCAACGGCCGCCGCGCGCGTCCCCGCGCCCGTCTCCGTGCGCCTGCGCAGCCCGGAATTCTCGCGAAGGTCTGGCGCCTTCCGGGGCTaccgcccccagccctgcctcccgccggcgcccctgccccctccaccccggGCGTGCGCCGCGAGCTCGGCGCGCGCGGGCGCAGTGGCGCCACCCAGGCCCGGGACCGG GGCGGAAATGTCCAAGGGGCCCGGGGCACCAAGCCAGCCCCTGCACAGGCGTTCAAGACCCGCGCCCCGGGCTGTCCAGCCCATGCCGCCTCCAGGCCCCTTGCCGCTCTGCCCGAGACCCACATCCTCCCCATCTCCGCACCTGACCTTGGTGCTCTGGGGCCTGGAATGCTGGCTGCAggaccccctctccccccatag